GGTGAGATTTGGATTCGGCAGATAGCCGAACCGAATAAAGCGGCTGCTCCCCCATCCCATTAGGCCACCAAAGCTTGGCATTTGGAACCTCTAGCTGAAGCGTTACGTAATTTAGTCCAGAACGAAGATACTGTTCTGTCTGAAGGATCGCTACTTGGTTATGGCCAAATAAAACCTCAAGCTCAAGATCGGTTACCATCGTTTGGAAGGGATGTACATTTTCCAATTCTACTCGAAAGCTTAATTGCGCGGTCTTCCCTTCGGTTATTGCTGTTGTCGTGACATAAACATCCCGGATCTGAAAACGATTGATAAAATCGATCGTTACATTCCCCGTAATCCCGCATGTGGCTACCCTTGGTCCCCAATCCCACCCATATACGTATTGCGGCTTTCGAACCATTGCCCGTCTATAGTCGCTTCGCTGCCCCACGTGATCGTTCTCGACAATGACATTCGTCGCATGGACCATAGCAAGCTCCTGTTCGGGAACAAGCTCCAAGCCCGAAGTAACCCTCACGATCAGCTGATTCGTACCCACTTGAGCATTTTCTTTGATATCACAAGAAAACGGGTAAAACGCGCTGCGGTGATGATCTAGGTGCTTATCGTTCAACCAAATATCCGCCTCTACATCCAGAGCCTCGAATGTAATTACGATTCGTTCAGACGATAACTGCTCCTCTGTGATCTGAAACTCCTTCTTAAACCACCAAGAACGCTTTTCCGTCCATTCGCTTGCAAAGCATTGATCAGCCACTAACGGCTCAGCAATTACCCCCTGCTCGATCAGCGGCATATGCACATCGCAAGGGAGATTGGTATGAAACCAATTATCTTGCTTGTTTCTAACTAGAACAAAATCACTTGCTTGACGATAGAGAGGCTCCCAGGTCATCTGCCAATCTTCATTTAGAAGTATTTTCATTTTGCTTCCTCCTATTTATCCTTTAATGGCGCCAGCGGTTAAGCCATCTATCATAAATCGTTGTAGAAAGATATATAGCATAAGAATAGGCAAAGCGATCATAGTTGAAGCAGCGAATAATTGTGGCCAATCGGTACTGAACTGTCCCTTAAACGCTACGAGCCCTAGAGGCAGCGTTCGATGCGAGGCATCACTCGTAAAAATAAGCGGGTTAAAAAAATCGTTCCATATCCCAATCATATTAAAAATAATATTGGTGACCGTAGCCGGAAGCACCAACGGGAATATAATTTTGAAAAACAACGTCCACATGCTTGCGCCATCTATTTTCGCGGATTCATCTATTTCATACGGAATACTATTATAAAACTTAGTAAATATAAAAATTGTAATCGGCAAACCTTGCGCCGTATAAATTAAAATGAGTCCGATTTGCGTGTTGTATAGTCCCATTTCCTGCATTTGCATAAATAACGGAATAAGTCCCACTTGACCCGGAAGAATTAAGCCAGCAACAAACACTGCAAATACGATTGGAGCAATTTTTACCATTCTAAATCGTGCTACCGCAAATGCTGCAAGGGCACCAGTACCGATAATAGCTAAGATCGAGCCTCCAGTAAGAATAAGGCTATTCATTGCATTCTGTAGCAATCCGCCATTTACCCAAGCCAATGCATAATTTTTTATGAAAAGCGGATTAGGAAGCCCCAACGGATCTTTAATATAATCTGCGTTACTCTTAACGGAAGTGAAAACCATGATACATAGCGGTGAAATAATACATAATGCAGCCAAAATAAGAACCACATACATACTGAAATGATTTCTAATTGCTCGTAGCTTCATTAATATTCAACCTCCCTCTTACGCATAAAGTAGTATTGGATAGTTGAAATAAGCACGATGGCGATCGTAAGAACCATTGCAATTGCCGCTCCATAGCCCAGTCGTTGCGACTTAAAAGCAATGCCGTAAATCAATGTGCCGAATACCTCAGTTTGATGTGCAGGGCCGCCCTGCGTGAGCAAATAAACCTGATCGAACATTTTTAAGCAACCAATCATTGAAATCATCATATTTATCGTAAAAGCCGGCGCTAAAAGCGGAATCGTAATTTGCTTTAATTTGTGCCATGCGCCTGCTCCATCAATTTCAGCAGCCTCGTATAAATCTTTCGGAATCGTCTGTAGACCCGCGATATAAATGACCATTGAGTATCCTGTAAATTGCCATATGACTACCGCGCATATTGAATAAATCGCATAAGTCGGATCTCCTAACCAATTAATCTCGGCCAAGGTTGTAAAACCAAGAGAATTAAATATTACGTGAAGAACACCCTGTAACGGACTGAAAATATATTCCCATATATAACCAATAACCGCGGTGCTAAGTAAGACAGGAATAAAAAATACCGCTCGGAAAATGGTATGCCCTTTCATTTTCTTATTAAGCAAAATAGCAAAAATCAACGCCAGTGCATTCTGAACAATAATAATGACAACCGATAAAATGATATTATTTTTAATTGCGATAAGGATTAGTTCGTCGTGAACCAATTCAATAAAATTGTCCAACCCATTGAACAGCGCGGTATCTCCGAAGCCATTCCAGTTCGTAAAGGAGTAATAAAAACCGCTTAATATCGGATACGCATAGAATAAGCTGTATATCCCCATAGCAGGCAATACAAACATCATAAAACGTAAGAGCTCTCTCTTTTTTTCACTCACCCTACCCTACTCCTTTAATATTTAGTCAGCATCATCTCTCTGATTATGCTAGATTGATATGACAAAGGGAGAGCGAACTCTCCCTTTGGTAAATTATTTTCCTTCACCTGCTTATTGACTACTTAGCGGACTTATTTTCTTTCTCCTGGGCTGTTTGAAGAGTAGCGACAACATCTACAGCTTTGCCCCCGAGCAGCAGCTTTTGTATTTGAGAACCTGCTTCGATCACCACTGCCGTTGAGAGTATAGGTGTTGCCTCAGGCTTTGCAATATCAAATAATGGTAGCCACTCTTTCGCCAGCGGATGGAAATCCGCTGCTGCCCCTTTTACAGTACTCACGATTTTTTGCTCCGAAGCTTGCAAGGATCCGCTTTCAACTGAAGCTGAGAACTCAATAAACTTCTTCACTGCATCTTGGTGCTTAGACCAAGCAATACCGCTTAATAAAGCATCGCTCACTTGTGGTACAACCGTCTGCTTGCTTGCATCATTGGTCGGATAAGGAAATACCCCGACGTTAATGTCCTTAAAATCAGCCTCGAACTTATCAATCGCCCAGCTTCCCATAATCCACATAGCAGCTTTCCCTTGCTGTAGTGCTAATACAGCTTGATCGTAGGTAATACCAACGGCACCTTTTCCATTAAGGAAATAGCCTTTGTTCACTAATTCTTCCACTTGTTTATATGCATTAGTAAACTCCGGGTCCGTCCATTTGGCTTCTCCGGTTTTTAGCTTGGTTATTAATGCGGATTGTTCTGTTTCGAGCTCAATCCACTGGGGCATTGTGTAGTAGCTGGTCGTCCAAGTATCCTTCCCAGATATGACTAGCGGTGCTACGCCTGTTTGCTTGATCTTCTCTGCAGCTGCTAGAAAATCAGTCCAATTTGTCGGAATCTCCACTTTTGCTTGCTCAAAGATACCTTTGTTATACCAGACTCCAATCGCATACGTACCTTGAGCAAATGCGTAGACTTTACCATCAACAGTCCCTGCTTGTACTGCCGCTGGCATGATGTTGTCTAAATATGGAGCTCCCGAAAGATCAATCAAGCTATTGTTTTGCGCTGCCCAACCGAGCTCTTCCTGAGTTGCATGTAGTCCAATAATATCCACATCAGCTTTTGCAGCAAGCCTTGACTTTAGAACAGTCGCATAATTTACAGTATCCACCTGTTCAAATTGAATCGTAATATACGGATATTTCTCATGAAACTTATCAAGCGCTGCTTTAGAGTAAGGAACAAAATGGAGAAATTTCAACGTTACAGGTTCTTCCTTGTCCGTTGCTGTCGTTGTTGATGCCGCCTCTTGTTTAGGATCGTTTTCCGTCGACGACGTCTTGCTACCGCATCCTGCAAGCGCTGTTAAAACAATTAGCATCATTACCATAAGCATCGTTACATTCTTTTTCACTGTATTTCCCCCTAATTCGCAATAAATGAAAAGGCTTTCTTTCTTCTTTAATATTAAATTGATGCCCCGTCATGAACAAGGATCCAATCGATATAGTAGATTCACTTTTATTAACTAGAGCATAGCGCGAGTTCACTTTTTTTGTGGTCTATTTTGTGCCCTTGCATGTAATTAAATGGTTATAAAAGAACACTGCCCCCAAACAAAGCCAAACGGTATTATCACGATCGGCTATTGGTTCACCTTTTTTGTGATATAAAAATAAGCTTCTCCAAGAAGAAGCTTATCGTTGGCTTTTAGAATAGACCTAGAAATGGTTCAATTGACGATATTCGTTTGGTGTAAAACCAGCCATGACCTTAAACCATTTCGTGAAATAACGAGGATTCGGATATCCTATCGCTTTGCCGACTGATGCAGCAGTCATACTGCTGTTCATTAAAAGCTCCTTCGCCATCTCAAACCGTAGCTTACTTAAATATTGGATAAAGGATTGCCCTGTATTGTGCTTAAATAGCCTACTGAAATAAGAAGGTGTTACTCCGACTACATCAGCAACCTGTTCCAGTCCGATTGGTTCCTGAAATCGAGCCGTCATAAATTCTAGTGCCTTCTGTACAATCTCGCTTATTCCCTCATTACGCTCTAGCTTTACGTTTAGGCTCATCTCATTAATCGTTCTTCGGGTTTGGCTCCATTCTAGTTGAGCAGGTCGTTCATGCCAGTATATTTCAGTGCCTAACGACTGCTTTACTTTCCAGACGAGCTCCTCTCGCCAAAGATGAAAACCGCAGCTTTCGGTTTCTGCTTCTTTCAGAAATACTACGATCACGCCACTGCGCAGCATTACCGCTTCCATTTTAACGAAATCTAAATGGTCTTTTATGATCTGAAACAGGATATCTAAAGATAAGCCTTGATTTTTGGATGCCACCAAACCTACTTGAATGTCCCTCTGCCAAAAGGGAATGTGAAACAACCCTTTCTCCTCTTCTCGTAGCTTTAAAACTTCCTCCTGAAGCGCATTTTCCAAGATGTGCCCCTTTAATAACTCCTGCTGAGCTAGAGATTCCATTGGTGACTGAACCGTATTCGACAGCTCATCTTGAGGAAATGTTTGTAATATTTTATCTATAGATACTTTGATTTCTTCCACGTTCATAGTGGGCTTTAATATATAATCAGCAACACCAAGCTGTATGGCTTCTCTGGCATACTGAAAATCATCATAGCTGCTTAAAATAATGAACCGAATATGAGGATACTTTTCCTTACACATTCGAATTAACTCTATCCCATCCATTACAGGCATTCGAATATCGGTAATAACGATGTCTATCCTCTGACTCTCAATGAGTTGCATAGCTTCTTTGCCGTTCGCGGCATCTCCGACGATTTGAACGCCTATCTCCGTCCAATCCAGCATGACCTTCATTCCCAATCTAATTAGCGTCTCATCTTCAACAACAAGTAAATTTTTCATAGCTCCTCCTTATTCAGGCTTCCACGGAACGCGAATGGTTACGATTGTACCTTCTCCTATAACACTCTTAATAGTAAGACCATAGGGTTTACCAAATTCTAGAGCAATTCTTTCATGTATGTTTTTCAGCCCTGTCCCAGATAGCCCTTTCTTATACTCATCATTGGCATTTAATAGAGACTTGACCTTCTCCTCGCTCATTCCAGTACCGTAATCCCGAACTTCAATAAATAAATCGCACGCATCCCCGCGTCGCATCAAGATTTCTATCTTGTGATTGCTATTTCCGCTATCTAGTCCGTGGAATATCGCATTCTCAACGATGGGCTGAATCAAAAAAGGTATAACCCAAACCCGCTCCGCCCCTGCATCACTCGTATAGGTAATGGCGAATTGTTTCATGTAACGTCTCTCCAGTAGAGCAACGTAATCCTTAATGAATTCAATTTCATCTTGTAAAACAACCCATTTACGATCGCTTCGCGTGCAATATTTCATTAAATGAATAAAAATTTCTAGAACCTTAGCAATGTCATTCGCATTCTGCATCATGGCCATCATTTTAATCGCGCTAAGGGTGTTATAAATAAAATGAGGATTAATCTGCGCTCGCAGCGCATCGATTTCCGCTTTGCGTTTACTTTCCTCTTCGGATTTAATTCTCTCAACTAATTGGGTAAGCTCAATTACCATGGAATTAAAGGAATCAGATAAAAGCCCTATTTCATCCTTCTGTTTCATAGTACTAAAGATATGGAAGTCGCCATTCTGCACCTTCTTCATCAAGCGAGAAAGTCGCTTGATGGGCGACGCCACCCCCCGTGCTACAAATCCGGCCAAGATAACAGAGAATAACAAAATGACAACAATAATCCCAATTGCAAGATTACTAATATGGCTAAGATCTTGATAGAGAGCTTTCTTGGACGTTAAATATAGCGTCATCCAGCCAGAATATTCTGATGTACTAGCTACCCCCACCATTTTTTCCGAGCGGGCTCCCCATTGAATGGATCGCATATTAGGTCCTATAACCTTGCCTGCGTCCATCAATTCCGTCATACTTTCTTTATCAATGGGGAGAGACGAATGTATTATATTCCCATATTGATCCGCAATAACCACATAACCATCCCGTGGCTGTTGTGCGGAAAAGTTAAAAATGTAAGGATCGATATCCACGACGAATACACCTAGAGATTCATTGGTATCTACCTGCTTGACATGCCGAGCAAGGGAAATCGTTTTTTTCTCGTTTGACCTATAAAATTGGGTTTCCAGTCTCAATCCGGAATTAACAAACCCTCCGTCTCTAAGGATTGTTTCTTGAAACCAAGCCTGCTCCTTTAGAGTATTGTGCGAAATAATATTCGAGTATTGGGTGTAGCCATAAACTTGATCATTGTCCATAATCATATATACGGCTATAATCCCTTCATGAAGGACCTGTAAGCTTGTAAAATAGGTCCTCATCTCCTTTTCTATTTCTTTTTCTGTTTGGAAATCTTCTTCTGTGTAGGTGTCCGTAGTAAGCTTTAGCTTTGTCATTGCGGAATAAATCCTCTGATCGATAAAGGGAAGGATAGTCATCCGGTCAATCCCTCGCAAAACCGCGTCCACATTATAATTAATTTGACTAGTTATGACCCGATATGAATTGTTGGCTTTTTGCTCCAACGTATTCACAGCAATAATGTAAGCCGCAACACCAAACCCGCTAAGAGGAATAACAGCGAGTAGAAGATAAGTAATAAAAAATTTTGACTGTATTCTTAAATCCTTCCATTTGCCCCGAACCAGCCCAAACATCTTTTGTCCACTCCTCATTCCGTGTACCCATTTCATCTATCCTAACTGAAAGCGATTTCAGCATCAATGTATAAAATTATCATATTTTCCATGTACACTCGTCAGATGAATATAAAGTTATAGGGAATTTTTATAATCATAAATCAAAAAAGGCAGCCCATTTAACAGGGCTGCCCTTCGTTTTATTTATCGTCATACCTGCCGTCCACTTCTTTAGCGATGGCGCGGTAAGCTTTCGTTTCCTCAACTACCGGATCGAATTTAGATTGAATACGAACTTCCCATCTAGGCGGAAGCTGCTTTAATGCTTCGGCTTCCGTTTCCTCTGGCTTAGCTTCCGGCTTCTCTTCAGTCAAGCTTCGTGCCAACAATTCCTCTAATTGCTCTAGCTCTTTACGTTCCAATTCCTTCGCCCCCTTTTTTCCATAGGATGGTCGAAAGCCCCGTATCTCATGTACGTGCGGCTGCCTGAAGCTCCTCAATCAGCTCATTATGAATAAGGTTGTTACTTGCAACGATATTTCGAACTCCAAGATGATAAGATTCCCCAGTTATGTCCGTCATACGACCGCCAGCTTCTTGCACAAGCAATGAGCCCGCGGCTATATCCCATGAGCTTAGGTTGTATTCCCAGAAGCCACTGAGACGACCTGCTGCCACATAGGCAAGATGAAGAGCAGCCGAGCCCGCAACTCTAATATTGCGAACCTTGGGTGCCAATGCTTGGACACTCTTCAGGTTCGCTGGTAGCGCCACATGCTGATCCGCTGGGAAGCCCGTAGCCAGCAGGCTATGGCTTAGTGTGCTTTCATTCGCCACCTGCATTTTACGACCATGTACGTATGCTCCCTTGCCCCGTTCCGCAACGAATAGCTCGTCTTTCGACGGGTCATATACGACACCTACTATTACTTGTCCCCGATGCGCGAGCGCAATAGATACGGAGAAGAAAGGAAAGCCATGCACATAGTTAGTCGTTCCATCCACGGGATCAACGATCCATAAGTACTCGGCGTCGCTTTTATCCTGTAATGCTTTTGCAGATGCCTCCGGCCCAGGCTCAACCCCTTCTTCTCCTAGGAAGGAGTGAGTAGGGAAATGCGTAACGATTAAATTGCGAATCATTCGTTCCGCGCCCTTATCAACCTCCGTTACGAGGTCGTGCATCGAGTATTTCGTATCCAATTGGGTAATGCTACCCATTTTACTTTTAATCCATTCCCCTGCTTTGGCCGCACAATTGACAGCGACCGCGGTAAAGCTTTTACCACCAATAATGCTTTCCGGCTGGTTGGCGTCCATTGTTCATCCCTCTAATCTTTTGTAATCGTTTGCAAACGACTGCTTTGTCCTACTTTTATCATATACGAAAATATGGCTAAGCGGTTCCTATGATTGCTACTATAAGCTAAAAAATTTACCACTTTCATATTCTCGCCAGCACAATTGGCCGATTAGAAAGAAGCTGCCCTTCATCGTATAGACAAAGGTGCAGCTCCGTATACATCAGGCAGTTAAATTGTTAAATTCCTACTGTATTATAGCCATTATCAACATGAATGACTTCGCCAGTAATCCCACGAGCCCAAGGACTCATTAAGAACAAGGCAGCATCTCCAACATCTGATGCCTCCGTATTACGGCGAAGTGGAGCCTTCTCTTCAACTTGCTTAAGAATAGTATTGAAGCCGGCTATTCCTTTGGCAGCCAGTGTACGAACTGGACCAGCAGAAATGGCGTTGACTCTAATATCTTGAGGACCCAAGTCACTTGCCAAATATCGAACGGAAGCTTCAAGCGCTGCCTTGGCGACGCCCATAACGTTATAATTGCGAAGAGTACGTTCTGCACCAAGATAAGTCAGGGTAACGATACTGCCACCTTCTGTCATCAGCGGATGAAGTCTTTGCGCTACTGCAGTAAGGGAATATACGCTTACATCATGTGCAAGCGCGAAGCCATCACGGGAAGTGTCTACATATAATCCGTCTAGCTCTTCTGCTTTCGCAAAAGCGATACAGTGTGCAAGACCGTGCAATACGCCTACTTCTTCCTTCAATTTTGCAGCAAGAGACTCAATATCCTCATCAGAGGAAACATTGCATTGCAGCGTTAGTGAGCCTTCAATCGTATCCGCTAGCTTGCGCACGCGTTCCTGTACTCTTTCATTCTCGTATGTAAACACCAGTCGAGCCCCTTGGGAAGCGAGCGATTGCGCGATAGCCCAGGCGATACTGCGCTCGTTCGCGACGCCCATGACTACGATGTTCTTTCCAGCTAACAATCCATTCATATCTTGGAAATCCTCCTTGTTACGAATAAGAATGGGCGCGAATCAAAATGCTGACACAGCAGCCCTTCTTGTCCAACGTAACTTATTTCCAACTGGATTGCAATAATGAAATGATACGTTGTGCGAATAGTACGCAAACGTGTTCATGATAGAACCTCTAAGCTACCCCCATCAATCACACGAATTGGCCCTCCAGAGGCTTCAATTGCTCGAAAATCCTCCATCAGCTTAAGCAAAGCCTCGTCCTTCCGCTTGGCTTCGATCATGACGTCAATCGCAGGTGTTGTGCTAGCTATTTCATACAAAAACTTCACTAAAGGCTCCACATCAATGTGGTCGGCATGCCCTCTAAGATCGGATTCACTTTTGGGACTGGAAACATGTATTTTGGGAGGTAGCCATTGCGGTGCTACTCCTTCATCGGCAAGCTTAGCCTGTTGCTCGTTCCAGCTAAAACGGTCCCAAGTTTTCAAAATTCTAGGCCACAAATCCACCGCTTGCTCGTCCCCCGGATTGACGGCATGATGATGAATATCAAGTACCATCGGCACCCCGACCTCTTCCGCTATGCTTAGCGTTTCCGCTGCAGTGAAGGTTTTGTCGTCATTTTCCAAAGTAATTCGATCTGTTATTCGCTTATCGATCGTCCGAAATTGAGTGATAAACCTTTTGCCGGATACTCCCTTATCACCATAGCTGCCTCCGACATGTATATTGTTGGTCGCCCGCGCATCTAAACCCATCGCCTCTAGCATCCGAACGTGATACTGCAGGTCATTAATGGAATTGCTCAGGACTTCCTTCCTCGGCGTGCTTAATACGGTAAAATGATCGGGATGAAAGGATACGCGCATATTATGCTCACGAACAAAAGCCCCAACCTCGGCGAATGCTTGCGCCAAAGCGGGGTAAGGATCCCATTCATTAAGCTCTTGATGTGTTGCGAGCGGAATAATTTTCGAGGTCATACGGTAAACTTGAACACCCATATAACGATTATGCTTGAGTAAACGCAATGTATTATGTAAATTTTCCTCGGCAATCCGCTCAAGACGTCGCAAACCCGCTTCCCGATTCAACAGCTTGGAGAAGGTCGCCATTGTCATTGTTTTGGATGGGGAGGCATTCGCTAGCTCAACAGACATCGCAACATATCCGAATCTTACGATCATTCCATCCAACCTCCCGCACTTTTTAGGTACGGTTATTAGGATTGCTCACCGAAGAACATTTCATGTGCGAGTGAGGTTTGAATTCGTGCTTCTTCCTCTGTTAGTCGACGAACAAGCTCCATCTCTACCTGCGTAACCTCTTCGCCTTGGAAATTAATTTCCGCGATAGATGCGACAATCCGAACGATTGCGACAGCTTGATTATCAGGCGCATATGCTATTACCTTCTGTCCTGTTGGGAACACACGAAATTGCTTTTTGACCATTTTGCCCCGGCCGTACTCAAGCAGTTCGTACAATTCTTGCTCCGATTTAAATTTACATACGGAATTAAACTCTGTCTGAAAGCCCATAAAGCTTCCTCCTATCGCTTTTACAAATAAATTCGCTGGATTCGCGTGTCTGTATCGTGTCTTTTTGGTTAGTTGTTGATCTGAAGTTGATTACGTGTTAATAAAGTTAGGCTAATTGGCTTGAGTTAATTATCTACTGTTAATTGCCTTATGCTAATTGGCTTGAGTTAATTATCTACAGTTAATTGCTTAATGCTAATTGCCTAGAGATCATTACGTAGATTAATTGCCTAAAGCTAAGCCTAGAGTTAATTATAACCTCTATTCGCTCTGTAGGAAAATATGGGCTATTGGGGTGGGAGGATGGCTGCTTTTTTTGGGCGAGAGCTGGGGAGTAAGGGAGACAAATGTGCAGGTCGGGGTTGAGGGCTGGGGAAAATTTGCGATGGGCGCTGGTTGGGGGCTCGGGGGATGCTTTGCGATGGGCGGTGGCGGAGTTTGCGATTTTTTTTATTAT
This portion of the Cohnella abietis genome encodes:
- a CDS encoding carbohydrate ABC transporter permease — encoded protein: MKLRAIRNHFSMYVVLILAALCIISPLCIMVFTSVKSNADYIKDPLGLPNPLFIKNYALAWVNGGLLQNAMNSLILTGGSILAIIGTGALAAFAVARFRMVKIAPIVFAVFVAGLILPGQVGLIPLFMQMQEMGLYNTQIGLILIYTAQGLPITIFIFTKFYNSIPYEIDESAKIDGASMWTLFFKIIFPLVLPATVTNIIFNMIGIWNDFFNPLIFTSDASHRTLPLGLVAFKGQFSTDWPQLFAASTMIALPILMLYIFLQRFMIDGLTAGAIKG
- a CDS encoding carbohydrate ABC transporter permease; protein product: MSEKKRELLRFMMFVLPAMGIYSLFYAYPILSGFYYSFTNWNGFGDTALFNGLDNFIELVHDELILIAIKNNIILSVVIIIVQNALALIFAILLNKKMKGHTIFRAVFFIPVLLSTAVIGYIWEYIFSPLQGVLHVIFNSLGFTTLAEINWLGDPTYAIYSICAVVIWQFTGYSMVIYIAGLQTIPKDLYEAAEIDGAGAWHKLKQITIPLLAPAFTINMMISMIGCLKMFDQVYLLTQGGPAHQTEVFGTLIYGIAFKSQRLGYGAAIAMVLTIAIVLISTIQYYFMRKREVEY
- a CDS encoding ABC transporter substrate-binding protein; its protein translation is MKKNVTMLMVMMLIVLTALAGCGSKTSSTENDPKQEAASTTTATDKEEPVTLKFLHFVPYSKAALDKFHEKYPYITIQFEQVDTVNYATVLKSRLAAKADVDIIGLHATQEELGWAAQNNSLIDLSGAPYLDNIMPAAVQAGTVDGKVYAFAQGTYAIGVWYNKGIFEQAKVEIPTNWTDFLAAAEKIKQTGVAPLVISGKDTWTTSYYTMPQWIELETEQSALITKLKTGEAKWTDPEFTNAYKQVEELVNKGYFLNGKGAVGITYDQAVLALQQGKAAMWIMGSWAIDKFEADFKDINVGVFPYPTNDASKQTVVPQVSDALLSGIAWSKHQDAVKKFIEFSASVESGSLQASEQKIVSTVKGAAADFHPLAKEWLPLFDIAKPEATPILSTAVVIEAGSQIQKLLLGGKAVDVVATLQTAQEKENKSAK
- a CDS encoding response regulator; the encoded protein is MKNLLVVEDETLIRLGMKVMLDWTEIGVQIVGDAANGKEAMQLIESQRIDIVITDIRMPVMDGIELIRMCKEKYPHIRFIILSSYDDFQYAREAIQLGVADYILKPTMNVEEIKVSIDKILQTFPQDELSNTVQSPMESLAQQELLKGHILENALQEEVLKLREEEKGLFHIPFWQRDIQVGLVASKNQGLSLDILFQIIKDHLDFVKMEAVMLRSGVIVVFLKEAETESCGFHLWREELVWKVKQSLGTEIYWHERPAQLEWSQTRRTINEMSLNVKLERNEGISEIVQKALEFMTARFQEPIGLEQVADVVGVTPSYFSRLFKHNTGQSFIQYLSKLRFEMAKELLMNSSMTAASVGKAIGYPNPRYFTKWFKVMAGFTPNEYRQLNHF
- a CDS encoding cache domain-containing sensor histidine kinase produces the protein MFGLVRGKWKDLRIQSKFFITYLLLAVIPLSGFGVAAYIIAVNTLEQKANNSYRVITSQINYNVDAVLRGIDRMTILPFIDQRIYSAMTKLKLTTDTYTEEDFQTEKEIEKEMRTYFTSLQVLHEGIIAVYMIMDNDQVYGYTQYSNIISHNTLKEQAWFQETILRDGGFVNSGLRLETQFYRSNEKKTISLARHVKQVDTNESLGVFVVDIDPYIFNFSAQQPRDGYVVIADQYGNIIHSSLPIDKESMTELMDAGKVIGPNMRSIQWGARSEKMVGVASTSEYSGWMTLYLTSKKALYQDLSHISNLAIGIIVVILLFSVILAGFVARGVASPIKRLSRLMKKVQNGDFHIFSTMKQKDEIGLLSDSFNSMVIELTQLVERIKSEEESKRKAEIDALRAQINPHFIYNTLSAIKMMAMMQNANDIAKVLEIFIHLMKYCTRSDRKWVVLQDEIEFIKDYVALLERRYMKQFAITYTSDAGAERVWVIPFLIQPIVENAIFHGLDSGNSNHKIEILMRRGDACDLFIEVRDYGTGMSEEKVKSLLNANDEYKKGLSGTGLKNIHERIALEFGKPYGLTIKSVIGEGTIVTIRVPWKPE
- a CDS encoding inositol monophosphatase family protein, which produces MDANQPESIIGGKSFTAVAVNCAAKAGEWIKSKMGSITQLDTKYSMHDLVTEVDKGAERMIRNLIVTHFPTHSFLGEEGVEPGPEASAKALQDKSDAEYLWIVDPVDGTTNYVHGFPFFSVSIALAHRGQVIVGVVYDPSKDELFVAERGKGAYVHGRKMQVANESTLSHSLLATGFPADQHVALPANLKSVQALAPKVRNIRVAGSAALHLAYVAAGRLSGFWEYNLSSWDIAAGSLLVQEAGGRMTDITGESYHLGVRNIVASNNLIHNELIEELQAAART
- the fabI gene encoding enoyl-ACP reductase FabI produces the protein MNGLLAGKNIVVMGVANERSIAWAIAQSLASQGARLVFTYENERVQERVRKLADTIEGSLTLQCNVSSDEDIESLAAKLKEEVGVLHGLAHCIAFAKAEELDGLYVDTSRDGFALAHDVSVYSLTAVAQRLHPLMTEGGSIVTLTYLGAERTLRNYNVMGVAKAALEASVRYLASDLGPQDIRVNAISAGPVRTLAAKGIAGFNTILKQVEEKAPLRRNTEASDVGDAALFLMSPWARGITGEVIHVDNGYNTVGI
- the uvsE gene encoding UV DNA damage repair endonuclease UvsE; its protein translation is MIVRFGYVAMSVELANASPSKTMTMATFSKLLNREAGLRRLERIAEENLHNTLRLLKHNRYMGVQVYRMTSKIIPLATHQELNEWDPYPALAQAFAEVGAFVREHNMRVSFHPDHFTVLSTPRKEVLSNSINDLQYHVRMLEAMGLDARATNNIHVGGSYGDKGVSGKRFITQFRTIDKRITDRITLENDDKTFTAAETLSIAEEVGVPMVLDIHHHAVNPGDEQAVDLWPRILKTWDRFSWNEQQAKLADEGVAPQWLPPKIHVSSPKSESDLRGHADHIDVEPLVKFLYEIASTTPAIDVMIEAKRKDEALLKLMEDFRAIEASGGPIRVIDGGSLEVLS